The following proteins come from a genomic window of Fontisubflavum oceani:
- a CDS encoding prepilin peptidase, whose translation MSLTFAEAAWFLPFVVPICIWVAWSDLREMRIPNVAVLALAGVFLIGGLLLLPFDTYLWRLAQLGGVLLVGFVVSSLGLVGAGDAKFAAAMAPFIAAGDALFFLMLFSLVLIGSWLTHRGASRVPAVRRATPDWVSWDRGKLFPMGVALAGALAIYLVLGLGLWA comes from the coding sequence ATGTCGTTAACCTTTGCCGAAGCCGCTTGGTTCCTGCCCTTCGTCGTACCGATCTGCATCTGGGTCGCCTGGTCTGACCTGCGTGAGATGCGTATTCCCAATGTCGCGGTCCTCGCCCTGGCGGGGGTCTTCCTGATCGGTGGCCTGCTCCTTCTCCCATTCGACACGTATCTCTGGCGTCTTGCACAGCTTGGCGGTGTCTTGTTGGTCGGTTTTGTGGTCTCCTCGCTCGGCCTCGTCGGCGCGGGCGATGCGAAATTCGCGGCGGCTATGGCCCCTTTTATCGCGGCGGGCGATGCGCTGTTCTTCCTGATGCTCTTCTCCCTGGTCCTCATCGGCTCTTGGCTGACCCATCGCGGTGCCTCGCGCGTGCCAGCGGTGCGGCGCGCAACGCCGGATTGGGTCTCTTGGGATCGGGGCAAGCTTTTCCCGATGGGCGTGGCTCTGGCCGGTGCTCTGGCGATTTACTTGGTGCTCGGTTTGGGACTATGGGCCTGA
- a CDS encoding ATPase, which yields MMRDILLKTIFRKNVETATEISEAICLPLTLTQGLIDMARDMSLLQATGTLHATSGSEMGFQLTDNGKARALDALSQSEYYGAMPVPLDDYKIQVKRQSIRDIHLTRDMLEKSMGHLILPDGMIDQLGPAVGSGRSVLLYGPPGNGKSSIAEGIRSAMGDTIYIPRALAYAGQVITLFDPIVHTPIEDTDATAHSSLRKASARFDTRYLLCKRPTVMTGGELMLNMLDLNYNAVSRTYQASLQLKSTGGVFIVDDLGRQEEPPQALINRWIVPMENAYDILALQSGEKFEVPFDTLVIFSTNFHPNELFDQAALRRIFFKVKIDGPTQEEFLKVFAMVARKKKVPLNEESLVHMLKVRYPKINNVYANYHANFLIDQLIAICEFEGIPYQMRPDLIDRAWENMYVKEEAIIH from the coding sequence ATGATGCGCGATATCCTGCTAAAGACCATCTTCCGCAAGAATGTGGAGACCGCGACGGAGATTTCCGAGGCGATCTGTCTGCCTCTGACCCTGACGCAAGGGTTGATCGATATGGCGCGCGATATGAGCCTTCTTCAAGCAACCGGAACCTTGCATGCGACGTCTGGTTCGGAGATGGGATTTCAGCTGACGGATAACGGCAAAGCCCGCGCCCTCGATGCATTGAGCCAGTCCGAATACTATGGCGCGATGCCAGTGCCATTGGATGACTACAAAATCCAGGTGAAGCGGCAGTCGATCCGAGACATCCACCTGACCCGCGACATGCTGGAAAAATCCATGGGTCACCTGATCCTGCCAGATGGCATGATCGATCAGCTTGGGCCTGCTGTCGGCTCTGGCCGCTCGGTCTTGCTCTACGGGCCGCCCGGCAACGGCAAATCCTCCATCGCTGAAGGCATCCGTTCCGCAATGGGCGACACGATCTATATTCCGCGCGCGCTGGCCTATGCCGGTCAGGTCATTACGCTCTTTGACCCGATCGTGCACACGCCGATCGAAGACACTGACGCGACAGCACATAGTAGCCTTCGTAAAGCGTCGGCCCGGTTTGACACCCGCTATCTGCTCTGCAAGCGCCCCACGGTGATGACCGGCGGCGAACTGATGCTGAACATGCTGGATCTGAACTACAACGCGGTCAGCCGCACCTACCAAGCCAGCTTGCAGTTGAAATCCACCGGGGGCGTCTTCATCGTCGACGACCTTGGCCGTCAGGAGGAGCCGCCTCAGGCACTGATCAACCGTTGGATTGTGCCGATGGAGAACGCCTATGACATTCTCGCCCTCCAGTCGGGTGAGAAATTCGAGGTGCCGTTCGACACGCTTGTGATCTTCTCCACCAACTTCCACCCGAATGAGCTGTTCGACCAAGCGGCGCTGCGCCGGATCTTCTTCAAGGTGAAGATTGATGGCCCGACGCAAGAGGAGTTCCTGAAAGTCTTCGCCATGGTCGCGCGCAAGAAGAAAGTGCCGCTCAACGAGGAAAGCCTCGTTCATATGCTGAAAGTGCGCTACCCGAAGATCAACAATGTCTATGCCAATTACCACGCGAACTTCCTGATCGATCAGTTGATCGCGATCTGCGAATTTGAGGGCATCCCATATCAGATGCGTCCCGATCTGATCGACCGCGCGTGGGAGAATATGTACGTCAAAGAGGAAGCCATTATTCACTGA
- the pdeM gene encoding ligase-associated DNA damage response endonuclease PdeM — translation MNELEFTFADERLMALSSGALWWPAARILCVSDLHLGKSERMARRGGPMLPPYEVQDTLMRLETDLTATTPETVICLGDSFDDLAAADALHSEMVTWLTKLMAGRRWIWIEGNHDAGPVDLGGSHLAHYRHGPLQFRHIAEAGQDGEISGHYHPKAKLPTRARRVTRPCFLVDDQRVIMPAYGTYTGGLRSDDSALTALMQPEAHAILLTTPPLRVAMPR, via the coding sequence ATGAACGAACTGGAGTTTACCTTTGCCGACGAGCGGCTGATGGCCCTTTCATCCGGGGCGCTTTGGTGGCCGGCGGCCCGCATTCTCTGTGTCTCAGATCTGCATTTGGGGAAATCCGAACGGATGGCCCGTCGCGGTGGGCCGATGTTGCCACCTTACGAGGTGCAGGATACCCTGATGCGCCTTGAAACCGATTTGACGGCCACGACACCCGAAACGGTAATCTGCCTCGGCGACAGTTTCGACGATCTGGCCGCTGCCGACGCTCTACATAGCGAGATGGTCACCTGGTTGACGAAGCTGATGGCGGGGCGACGCTGGATCTGGATTGAGGGCAATCACGATGCCGGACCTGTCGACCTCGGCGGCAGTCACCTTGCGCATTACCGACACGGCCCCCTTCAGTTCCGCCACATCGCTGAGGCCGGGCAAGACGGCGAGATATCGGGGCATTACCACCCCAAAGCGAAGCTTCCGACCCGCGCGCGGCGTGTCACGCGCCCCTGCTTCTTGGTTGACGATCAGCGGGTGATCATGCCCGCCTATGGCACATATACCGGCGGCCTCCGCAGCGATGACAGTGCCTTGACGGCCCTAATGCAGCCCGAGGCGCATGCCATCTTGCTGACCACACCACCGCTCCGCGTGGCAATGCCGCGTTAG
- a CDS encoding LytTR family DNA-binding domain-containing protein, producing the protein MQTKLSDLRFRMIRIIGSPAFSSFVAMTVLATLVGPFGTYLSMSLPERAIYWGIMIGVSVFLSFWVRCLTSRVVGGDPFLIDMVTSGVIALMLGPMIWFYNHFLYNLPRADLPSLGKHVLVVFAVCMIVVLIRVYLQSEPVDAEILSPSPEVPDVVFLRRLPDELGKDLVHVSADGHYLDVATHLGQERILMRFSDALAELDGYAGVRVHRSHWVALDAIVAVEQTGRRVFIILTDGHRVPVSQAHQPALTEHGFQV; encoded by the coding sequence ATGCAGACCAAATTATCTGATCTGCGCTTTAGGATGATTCGGATAATCGGGTCGCCTGCGTTTTCTTCATTTGTGGCCATGACTGTCTTGGCGACACTTGTTGGGCCATTCGGCACGTATCTCTCAATGTCATTGCCTGAACGGGCAATCTATTGGGGCATTATGATTGGCGTATCGGTGTTTTTATCGTTTTGGGTCAGGTGCTTGACTTCCAGGGTTGTCGGGGGCGACCCTTTCTTAATTGATATGGTCACAAGCGGTGTTATTGCGCTGATGCTTGGGCCAATGATCTGGTTCTATAACCACTTTCTCTACAATTTACCTCGCGCGGATCTGCCAAGTCTTGGGAAGCATGTTCTTGTTGTTTTTGCGGTTTGCATGATCGTGGTTTTGATCCGAGTTTACCTTCAATCCGAACCTGTCGACGCGGAGATTTTATCGCCCTCGCCCGAAGTGCCGGATGTCGTTTTTTTGCGGCGTCTGCCAGATGAATTGGGCAAGGATTTGGTGCATGTTTCTGCGGATGGTCACTATCTCGATGTTGCCACCCATCTCGGGCAGGAGCGCATTTTGATGCGCTTCTCCGATGCCTTGGCTGAGTTGGATGGGTATGCGGGCGTCCGTGTCCACAGGTCTCATTGGGTGGCTTTGGATGCGATTGTAGCGGTGGAGCAAACGGGTCGGCGCGTCTTCATCATTCTAACCGATGGACACCGGGTTCCGGTGAGCCAAGCCCATCAGCCCGCGCTGACCGAACATGGGTTTCAGGTCTAA
- a CDS encoding PaaI family thioesterase, translating into MDDVENRIAKSFASQGLMRSLDARLEHVSEGRVTISAPITEASNQQHGFAHAGLTFAIGDSASGYAALTQMEPDAEVLTVEMKINLIAPGDGVRLWAHGEVVKPGRRLLITRATVELERADGSRRDIALLQGTMIPVWKRWSPPEPQARGLSSQAFGFRQPIGAATRRECVG; encoded by the coding sequence ATGGACGACGTCGAAAATCGCATTGCCAAGAGCTTTGCCAGCCAAGGCCTTATGCGGAGCTTGGACGCGCGGTTAGAGCATGTGTCCGAAGGGCGTGTGACAATCTCCGCGCCCATCACGGAAGCCAGCAATCAGCAGCACGGGTTTGCCCATGCGGGCCTCACTTTCGCGATTGGCGACAGCGCATCGGGCTATGCCGCGCTGACCCAAATGGAGCCGGATGCCGAGGTTTTGACCGTGGAAATGAAGATCAACCTCATCGCACCCGGCGACGGGGTGCGGCTTTGGGCGCATGGCGAAGTGGTGAAACCCGGGCGTCGCCTGCTCATCACTCGGGCAACGGTCGAGCTGGAACGTGCCGATGGCAGCCGCCGCGACATCGCACTTTTGCAGGGCACGATGATCCCGGTCTGGAAGCGCTGGTCTCCGCCCGAGCCCCAGGCCCGAGGTTTAAGCAGTCAAGCCTTCGGGTTCCGGCAACCCATTGGCGCGGCAACACGCCGTGAGTGTGTTGGCTAA
- the folD gene encoding bifunctional methylenetetrahydrofolate dehydrogenase/methenyltetrahydrofolate cyclohydrolase FolD, which yields MSATIIDGKAFAANVRAQVAEHVAGLKSDHGLTPGLAVVLVGEDPASQVYVHHKHKQTVEVGMASFEHKLPADTSEADLFALIDQLNADPSVHGVLCQFPVPDHLDERRTVARIDPSKDVDGLSVTNAGRLSTGEDALVSCTPLGCLMLLRDQIGDMTGLNAVVVGRSNLFGKPMAQLLLRENCTVTIAHSRTKDLAEVCRGADILVAAVGRAEMVKGDWVKPGATVIDVGITRVPHPDKPGKTRLIGDVEFASAAEVAGAITPVPGGVGPMTIACLLANTLTACCRANGLPEPEGLTA from the coding sequence ATGAGCGCGACGATTATCGACGGAAAGGCCTTTGCCGCCAATGTTCGCGCCCAAGTTGCGGAGCATGTCGCGGGCCTAAAATCCGACCATGGCCTGACCCCTGGTCTGGCCGTGGTTCTGGTGGGCGAGGATCCGGCCAGCCAGGTCTATGTGCACCACAAACACAAGCAAACCGTCGAAGTCGGTATGGCTTCGTTCGAGCATAAGCTGCCCGCCGATACGTCCGAGGCCGATCTGTTTGCCCTGATCGATCAACTGAATGCCGACCCCTCGGTGCACGGCGTGCTGTGCCAGTTTCCGGTACCCGATCATCTGGATGAGCGGCGCACAGTGGCGCGGATCGACCCGTCGAAAGATGTCGACGGGTTGAGCGTGACCAATGCCGGGCGGCTCTCGACCGGGGAAGACGCGCTGGTCAGCTGCACGCCTTTGGGGTGCCTGATGCTGCTACGTGATCAGATTGGCGATATGACGGGGCTGAATGCCGTGGTGGTGGGGCGCTCGAACCTATTCGGCAAACCGATGGCGCAGCTTTTGCTGCGCGAGAATTGCACCGTCACCATCGCGCATTCCCGCACCAAGGACCTGGCCGAGGTCTGTCGCGGTGCCGATATCCTGGTGGCGGCGGTCGGTCGCGCCGAAATGGTCAAGGGCGATTGGGTGAAGCCCGGTGCCACGGTGATTGATGTCGGCATCACCCGGGTGCCGCACCCGGACAAGCCCGGCAAGACACGGCTGATCGGAGATGTGGAGTTCGCGTCAGCAGCAGAAGTTGCCGGAGCGATCACGCCGGTTCCCGGCGGCGTCGGGCCGATGACCATCGCTTGCCTGTTAGCCAACACACTCACGGCGTGTTGCCGCGCCAATGGGTTGCCGGAACCCGAAGGCTTGACTGCTTAA
- a CDS encoding MOSC domain-containing protein, with translation MPALIPTEFTAKIIWLGHNADREAALESKALTAMPLTFAGYETESHAGLTRPSDSRVLAQYERGTEIRNVRQVSILSAEELDAIAVEMGVERLDPAWLGASVVVEGIPNFTHIPPSSRLQGESGTTLVVDMENRPCSLPAKVIEAHEPGFGKAFKPAAVNRRGVTAWVEREGTLQLGETLRLHVPDQPVWPHLDKARAADR, from the coding sequence ATGCCCGCCCTGATCCCAACAGAATTCACTGCCAAGATCATCTGGCTCGGCCACAATGCTGACCGGGAGGCTGCCCTGGAAAGCAAGGCGTTGACCGCCATGCCGCTGACCTTCGCGGGATACGAGACGGAGAGCCACGCAGGTTTGACGCGTCCCTCCGACAGCCGCGTTCTGGCGCAATATGAGCGTGGAACGGAAATTCGGAATGTCCGGCAAGTGTCGATCCTTTCTGCCGAGGAGTTGGACGCGATTGCGGTAGAAATGGGTGTGGAGCGCCTTGATCCCGCTTGGCTTGGCGCCTCCGTCGTGGTCGAGGGTATCCCGAATTTCACCCATATCCCGCCATCCTCGCGCCTGCAGGGTGAGAGCGGCACAACCCTCGTGGTGGATATGGAAAACCGGCCCTGTAGCTTGCCCGCCAAGGTGATCGAGGCCCATGAACCTGGCTTCGGAAAGGCGTTCAAACCGGCGGCTGTCAATCGGCGAGGTGTGACCGCTTGGGTCGAGCGGGAAGGCACGCTTCAGCTTGGCGAGACCCTGCGCTTACATGTGCCGGATCAGCCGGTCTGGCCACATCTCGACAAAGCGCGGGCGGCGGATCGATAG